Proteins from one Ahaetulla prasina isolate Xishuangbanna chromosome 2, ASM2864084v1, whole genome shotgun sequence genomic window:
- the IL7R gene encoding interleukin-7 receptor subunit alpha isoform X1 — MAKPNLIVYTYFFIFLPFTSSESGSGSETSVGYGTCTDDEQENSFKCFTQMPGFQSIFIICDATGTEMNLNETNASFSVYETQPRSCFMKNPLVGNCSIDSSDLIGLLDVCLTITLTNSCKNCQKLKAVHIVKPEAPFGLNITYQEKANEYLVQFSTPYVANAFLENKLIHQLAYRQENTNWTTTESNFVRLKLLGKEFEPEVRYEMKVRSRPNGEYYKGYWSDWSSSQYLKTSARTSSGINKVVLITVSTASFFVLFVVILLVPIFWKNRIKAIVWPTIPNHKKTLDKFCNKLRKNSDASFFNPESLGYVDIHKVESIQAKSEVAHLQPPPYNLDAETEDLVEPKSNLNHIHHGWLKLPLAYEGMLSTEMKGKLHGGSEDTSDDHSLLSINLYNEGRIADQHGWNSNDLCKYSMVPIDHISPPELKTGSCDHTYSNGETRVLNKEETYVTMASFFENKGL, encoded by the exons ATGGCAAAGCCAAATCTGATTGTGTACACCTActttttcatcttccttccttttacttcttcAGAAAGTGGCTCTGGGTCGGAAACATCTGTAGGATATG GTACTTGTACGGACGATGAGCAAGAAAACAGCTTTAAGTGTTTCACTCAAATGCCAGGATTCCAAAGCATTTTCATAATTTGTGATGCTACTGGGACAGAGATGAACCTAAATGAGACAAATGCCAGTTTTTCTGT GTATGAGACTCAACCCCGATCCTGCTTCATGAAAAATCCCCTTGTCGGCAATTGTTCTATAGACAGCAGCGATCTTATTGGTCTTTTGGACGTTTGCTTGACAATCACTTTGACCAATTCTTGCAAAAACTGCCAGAAATTGAAAGCTGTTCATATTG TTAAACCTGAAGCACCTTTTGGTTTAAATATCACCTACCAGGAAAAAGCAAATGAGTATCTTGTTCAATTCTCAACGCCATATGTAGCAAACGCATTCCTTGAAAACAAATTAATACATCAGTTAGCCTACCGACAAGAAAATACAAACTGGACT ACTACCGAATCTAATTTTGTTAGATTGAAACTTCTGGGGAAGGAATTTGAGCCAGAAGTAAGATATGAGATGAAAGTTCGGTCAAGGCCCAATGGAGAGTATTACAAAGGCTACTGGAGTGACTGGAGCTCATCCCAATATTTGAAAACTTCAGCCAGGACATCAAGTGGAATAA ACAAAGTTGTCCTGATAACTGTATCTACTGCAAGCTTCTTCGTGCTTTTTGTTGTAATTCTTCTGGTTCCAATATTTTGGAAAAacag GATCAAAGCAATTGTTTGGCCCACCATCCCTAACCATAAAAAAACTCTGGATAAATTCTGCAACAAACTAAGAAAG AACTCTGACGCCAGTTTCTTTAACCCTGAGAGTCTGGGATATGTTGACATCCATAAGGTGGAGAGCATCCAGGCTAAATCAGAAGTTGCCCACCTTCAGCCCCCTCCATATAATCTGGATGCAGAGACTGAGGATTTGGTGGAACCAAAAAGCAACTTGAACCATATTCATCATGGATGGTTGAAGCTCCCTCTGGCATATGAAGGAATGTTGTCAACAGAGATGAAGGGCAAGCTCCACGGTGGAAGTGAggacacctctgatgatcattcaCTCCTCAGCATCAATCTCTACAATGAGGGCAGAATTGCTGACCAACATGGCTGGAACAGCAATGATCTGTGTAAATATTCCATGGTCCCAATAGACCACATTTCCCCCCCTGAATTAAAAACAGGGTCTTGTGACCACACTTATTCCAACGGGGAGACCAGGGTATTAAATAAAGAAGAAACCTACGTCACAATGGCAAGCTTTTTTGAAAATAAGGGGCTCTaa
- the IL7R gene encoding interleukin-7 receptor subunit alpha isoform X2 — translation MPGFQSIFIICDATGTEMNLNETNASFSVYETQPRSCFMKNPLVGNCSIDSSDLIGLLDVCLTITLTNSCKNCQKLKAVHIVKPEAPFGLNITYQEKANEYLVQFSTPYVANAFLENKLIHQLAYRQENTNWTTTESNFVRLKLLGKEFEPEVRYEMKVRSRPNGEYYKGYWSDWSSSQYLKTSARTSSGINKVVLITVSTASFFVLFVVILLVPIFWKNRIKAIVWPTIPNHKKTLDKFCNKLRKNSDASFFNPESLGYVDIHKVESIQAKSEVAHLQPPPYNLDAETEDLVEPKSNLNHIHHGWLKLPLAYEGMLSTEMKGKLHGGSEDTSDDHSLLSINLYNEGRIADQHGWNSNDLCKYSMVPIDHISPPELKTGSCDHTYSNGETRVLNKEETYVTMASFFENKGL, via the exons ATGCCAGGATTCCAAAGCATTTTCATAATTTGTGATGCTACTGGGACAGAGATGAACCTAAATGAGACAAATGCCAGTTTTTCTGT GTATGAGACTCAACCCCGATCCTGCTTCATGAAAAATCCCCTTGTCGGCAATTGTTCTATAGACAGCAGCGATCTTATTGGTCTTTTGGACGTTTGCTTGACAATCACTTTGACCAATTCTTGCAAAAACTGCCAGAAATTGAAAGCTGTTCATATTG TTAAACCTGAAGCACCTTTTGGTTTAAATATCACCTACCAGGAAAAAGCAAATGAGTATCTTGTTCAATTCTCAACGCCATATGTAGCAAACGCATTCCTTGAAAACAAATTAATACATCAGTTAGCCTACCGACAAGAAAATACAAACTGGACT ACTACCGAATCTAATTTTGTTAGATTGAAACTTCTGGGGAAGGAATTTGAGCCAGAAGTAAGATATGAGATGAAAGTTCGGTCAAGGCCCAATGGAGAGTATTACAAAGGCTACTGGAGTGACTGGAGCTCATCCCAATATTTGAAAACTTCAGCCAGGACATCAAGTGGAATAA ACAAAGTTGTCCTGATAACTGTATCTACTGCAAGCTTCTTCGTGCTTTTTGTTGTAATTCTTCTGGTTCCAATATTTTGGAAAAacag GATCAAAGCAATTGTTTGGCCCACCATCCCTAACCATAAAAAAACTCTGGATAAATTCTGCAACAAACTAAGAAAG AACTCTGACGCCAGTTTCTTTAACCCTGAGAGTCTGGGATATGTTGACATCCATAAGGTGGAGAGCATCCAGGCTAAATCAGAAGTTGCCCACCTTCAGCCCCCTCCATATAATCTGGATGCAGAGACTGAGGATTTGGTGGAACCAAAAAGCAACTTGAACCATATTCATCATGGATGGTTGAAGCTCCCTCTGGCATATGAAGGAATGTTGTCAACAGAGATGAAGGGCAAGCTCCACGGTGGAAGTGAggacacctctgatgatcattcaCTCCTCAGCATCAATCTCTACAATGAGGGCAGAATTGCTGACCAACATGGCTGGAACAGCAATGATCTGTGTAAATATTCCATGGTCCCAATAGACCACATTTCCCCCCCTGAATTAAAAACAGGGTCTTGTGACCACACTTATTCCAACGGGGAGACCAGGGTATTAAATAAAGAAGAAACCTACGTCACAATGGCAAGCTTTTTTGAAAATAAGGGGCTCTaa